TCTCCCGCCAAAATCGCCGACGGCACCGGAGCCCCGGCCTTTCCGCGTCCACACCTCCGCGGCGACACTGACCTGATTCCGACGGCGCGGACAAGCCGCTTCCCGCGGGGCCGCACGGACTGTTCGCCTGTGCGACGCGACGGCGGCGCGGGCGGCTGCGCACACGAGCGGACTGTCCCTCTCCGCACCCTTGACACGGTCGAGCCGCCCGCTTGTATGGTCTAGTCCAACAGAACTCACCGCTTCGCATGGGGAGTTGCTCAGGCGAACCCCACTCTCCTCACTCCCCGCGTGGACGGTGAGTGCGCGTCACCTTCGCGCCTCTTGGCCCCACCCACGAGTGGCCGCGCCCGCTCGTACGGTCCCCCACACGACCGTGCGCGCACCGGGGCGGCCTGGAGTGAAGGAGTTCCGCATGCACCAGGGACGCAAGACCGCCGTGCTCATCGGCGCGGCCCTCGCCCCCGTCATCGCCGTCAGCCTGCCCGCCGCGTCGGCGAGCGCGCACGGCTACATCTCCGACCCGCCCAGCCGGCAGGCGCAGTGCGCCGCCTCCACGGTCTCCTGCGGGGACATCACCTATGAGCCGCAGAGCGTCGAGGGCCCCAAGGGGCTGACCAGTTGCAGCGGCGGCAACAGCCGGTTCGCCGACCTCGACGACGACAGCAAGGGCTGGACCGTCACCCCGGTGGCGAAGAGCACCACGTTCTCCTGGCAGCTCACCGCGCGCCACTCCACGAGCACCTGGGAGTACTACGTGGCCGGTCAGCGCATCGCCCTCTTCGACGACGGGGGCGCCCAGCCGGGCGCGCGGGTCGACCACCAGGTCGACTTCGGCGCCCTGAGCGGCAAGCAGAAGGTCCTCGCCGTCTGGAACGTGGCCGACACCGACAACGCGTTCTACGCCTGCATCGACGTCAACGTCGGCGGCTGACCGCCGGGTCGGGGCCGCGCGTCCCGTCCTCCCCGCTCACTCCCCCCACGCGCCGATCGACAGGAGTCATCCTCGTGCACGTCCACAGAATCGGCCTGCTGGCCGCCACCGGTGCCGCCGCCGCGCTCGGTACGCTGACGCTCGCTCCGGCCGCCGTCGCCCAGAAAGCCGAATCCTCCACCGCCGCCGCCGAATTCGTGGTGAGCGAGGCGCAGTTCAACCAGATGTTCCCGGGCCGGAACTCCTTCTACACCTACAGCGGACTCACCGACGCGCTCGGCGCGTATCCCGGATTCAGCAACACCGGCAGCGACACGGTGAAGAAGCAGGAGGCCGCGGCCTTCCTCGCCAACGTCGGCCACGAGACCGGCGGGCTCGTCTACGTCGTCGAGCAGAACACCGCCAACTACCCTCATTACTGCGACACTTCACAGCCGTACGGCTGCCCGGCCGGTACCGACAAGTACTACGGGCGCGGGCCGATCCAGCTCAGCTGGAACTTCAACTACAAGAGCGCGGGGGACGCGCTCGGCATCGATCTGCTCAACAATCCGGACCTGGTGCAGAACGACGCGTCCGTGGCCTGGAAAACGGGCCTGTGGTACTGGAACACGCAGAACGGGCCCGGCACGATGACCGCGCACAACGCGATGGTCAACAGCGCGGGGTTCGGGCAGACCATCCGGTCCATCAACGGCAGCCTGGAGTGCGACGGCGGCAATCCGACGCAGGTCCAGAGCCGGATCGACAACTACCAGCGCTTCACGCAGATCCTGGGTGTCGACCCGGGCGGCAACCTCAGCTGCTGACGCGCACCCTCTCCACGTTCGGGCCGTCCCGGTTCTGCCGGGACGGCCCGTCCGCGTCCGGCGAGTCACGGACGACGCCGCGGAAGGCGCGGCGGAGGACGGCGCAGTCCCGGAAGACGCCGTGGAGGTACCCGCCTCCGTGCGCATCGCCGTCACCTCGCGCATGCCGCCCCCCCCTGACATCCCCTGCGCCCCCGCGAAGGCGCCGAGGGCGGCGTCCGCCGTCCCTCCCACGCGCCGCGTGGCGGTCGCGCTCGTCGCCCCGGCCGCGTGGTCAGCTGGCCTGCCGTTGTCCGAAAGTCTGCCGTCGACGGCCTGAAAAACACTTCCTGCACACCCGTTGACTATGGACATCCCTGTACCTACGCTCTCGCTTGTCCATGGTTGTCCATACACAAAGTGGTGTGTCGATGAAGATCGCGGTTGTCGGAAGTTATGGCGCCGGCCTGACCATGCGGGTCCCCAAGGCGCCCGCCGCGGGCGAGACCGTCTCCGGCGGTACCTTCGCTCCCGGCCCCGGTGGCAAGGGCAGCAACCAGGCCGTCGCCGCCGCCCGGCTGGGCGCCGAGGTCGCGCTCCTCACCGCGGTCGGTGACGACGACTTCGGCCGCGCGGCACACGAGCTGTGGCGGGCGGAAGGGGTCGACGCCTCGCGGGTGCTGACCGCCGGGGCACCCACCATGGTCGGGTTCATCCTGGTCGAGCCGTCCGGGGAGAACCGCATCGCCATCGCCCCCGGCGCCCTCGACGAGCTGGACGCCGCCGCCGTCGAGGGCTTCCGCGCCGAGATCGCCGCCGCCGACATCCTGATCGTCTCGATGGAGATCCCCGAGGACGCCGTCGTCGCCGCGCTCCGTGCCGGCCGTGAGAACGGCACCCGCACCCTGCTCAATCCGGCGCCCGCCCGGCCGCTGCCCGACGCGTGCTGGCCGCTGATCGACGTGATCACCCCGAACCAGACGGAGGCACCCGTCCTCCTCGGCCTCGACGCGGAGCACCGGCTCGACGACGAGGAACTGGTCAGCGCCCTGCGCGAGCGCACCGGCGGGGTCGCCCTGCTCACCCGGGGCGGTCAGGGGGCGCTCGTCGCCGAGGCGTCGGGCGTCACCGCCGTGCCGCCGCTGCGGGCGAGGTCCGTCGTCGACACCACGGGTGCGGGCGACTCCTTCACCGCCGCCCTGGCCGTCGCCCTGGCCGAGGGCCGACCCGTCGCCGAGGCGGCCGGGTTCGCCGCCGCGGCCGGCGCCCACACCGTCTCCGTCGCGGGCGTCATCCCCGCCCTTCCCACCAGAGACCAGCTGAACGCCCGGATTGGAAACGCCTCGTGACTCTGACCACGTCCACCTCACCCGCACCGGCGGCGTCGCCGGGCCCCGACTCCGCCCGGCAGCTCCCGTCGGCGCTGCGCCGGCTGCTGCACGCCCGCGAGGCGGGGGTGTTCGCCGCGCTGGTACTGCTGTTCCTGCTGGGCACCGTGCTCTCGCCGACCTTCGCCCAGTCCGACAACCTGCTCTCGGTGGGCCAGCAGATCGCGCAGATCGGCATCATGGCCGTCGGCGTGACCTTCGTGATCCTCAACGGCGAGATCGACCTCTCGGTCGGCTCCACCTACGCGCTCTCCGCCATCTCCACCGGCATGCTGATCTCGGACGGCTGGAGCTGGCCCGCGGCGATGCTCGTCGGACTGGCCGTCGGCGTCCTGGCCGGGCTCGTCAACGGGCTGGCCGTGGTGGTCCTCGGCGTCCCCTCCTTCATCGTCACCCTGGGCACCCTCAGCGTCTTCCGGGGTGTCGCCCTGCTCATCTCCGACGGCGCCCCGATCTCGCTGAGTTCGTCCAAGCCGGGCGTCGCCGAGTTCAACCTGCTCGGTCAGGGGCGGCTGTTCGGCGTCGTGCCCATGCAGTTCGTGTTCTTCGCCGCCGTCGCCGCCGTCGGCGTGGTGCTCCTGGCCCGCTCCCGCTTCGGCTTCAACACCTACGCGGTGGGCGGCAATCAGGAGGCGGCCCGGCTGGTCGGCGTCAACGTCAAGCGGGTCAAGCTCGCCGCGTTCGTGCTCTCCGGGTTCACCGCCGCTCTCGCGGGCGTCCTCGGGCTGTCCTTCCTCTCCTATGTGCAGGGGGTGACCGGCCAGGGCCTCGAACTCACCGTCATCTCGGCCGTCATCATCGGCGGCGCCGCGCTGTTCGGCGGCTCGGGCACGATGTGGGGCACCGTCATCGGCGTCGCCTTCATCGGCCTGCTGCAGAACATCCTCAACATCAAGGGCATCTCGTCCTTCTGGCAGACCGTGGTCACCGGTCTCGTGATCGTCGCCGCCGTCGCGGCCGACACCTGGCAGCGCAGGCGCAAGAGCCGCGCCTGACCGGCCCGCACCGCCGGCGCCCGGCACCGCCCGGGTCCCGCCCCACCCCTTTGCCCCACCCGCCCCACGCCTCACGCCTCACATCGTTCTGCCCTGCCCTGCCCCTCACCACACCGCACCGCCGTCGGACACGACAAAGGAGTCACCATGTCCCCGCGTACGCTCCTCAGATCACTCGCCGCCGTCACGGCCGCCACCGCGGCCCTCGCCCTGACCGGATGCGGTGCCGTCACCGCCGCCGACTCGGGCAGCTCGAACGGTTCGAAGGACGGTTCCTTCAAGCTCGCCGACTACATCCAGCAGCGGATCGACGACCACAAGCCGATGCGCGTCAAGCTGAGCTACCACGACCCCTCCCTGGCCTTCGCCACGCCGATCTCCGTGGGCATGAAGCGGGCCGGCAAGGAGCTGGGCGCCGATGTCGCGCTCATCGGCCCCACCGGCGGTGACGCCGCCAAGCAGGTCTCCGAGATACAGACCCTCATCCAGCAGAAGGCCGTGGACGGCCTCGCCGTCTCCTCCGCGTCGAGCGACGCCCTCAAGCCGGTCATCGGCCAGGCGTACAAGGCCGGCATCCCGATCATCTCCTTCAACACCGACAACCCCGACTCCGAGCAGATGGGCTTCGTCGGCCAGGACCTCAAGGGCTCGGGCAAGGCGCAGGCCGAGGAGCTGCGCAAGCAGCTCAAGGGCGACGTCGCCGGCAAGTCCGTCGTGGTGTTCTCCGTGGACACCGGCGCCGGCTGGTCGCACGACCGCTTCTCCGGGTTCGAGGAGGGCATGAAGGGCAGCGGGCTGAAGATCGTCGGCCCCGTCAACGTCGGCAACGAGCCCAACGCCGCCTACAACACCGTCGAGTCGACGATGTCCGGGCAGTCCAAGGTCGTCGCCGTCGCGGGTCTCGACTGCTGCTCCACCACCGCGGCCGCCAAGTGGGTGTCCCGGTCGGGGCACGCGGACGGCATCGCCATGGGCGGCTTCGACCTCCTGACCCAGACCGCCGAGTACGTCGACCGCGGGGTCCTCGACTTCACCATCAGCCAGAACCCGACCGAGCAGGGCTACCAGGCCGTCAAGGTGCTCAACGACTTCCTCACCAAGGGCACGAAGATCACCGGAGTGGACACCGGCGCCCAGTTCATCACCCGCGCCAACCTCTCCGACGCCACGGTGGAGGACTGATGCCGGCCGACCCCGCCATCCAGGTACGTGGTCTGTCCCGCAGCTTCGGGCCGGTGCGTGCCCTGCGCGACGTCTCCTTCGACGTGCCCGCCGGGGAGATCACCGCGCTGCTCGGGGAGAACGGCGCGGGCAAGTCGACCCTCCTGAAGATCCTCGCCGGACTCCAGCCGCCCAGCGAGGGCGGGGTGAGCGTCTTCGGCGAGGAGGTCACCTCCTTCGACCCGAGCACGATGCTGGGCCGCCACGGTGTCGCGATCGTCCCGCAGGAACTGTCCCTGCTGCCCGACCGCAGCGTGGCGGAGAACGTGCTCAGCGGGGTGGAGCCGGGCAGCCGCTGGTTCCCCTCGCGGCGCCGCATGGTGGAGCGCACCGCCGAACTCCTCGACGAACTCGACCTCGCGCTCGACCCGGGCGCCTCCGTGCGGAGCCTGGACCTCGCCACCCAGCAGCTCATCGTGGTGGCCAGGTCGGTCGCCAGGGGCTGCCGGGTGCTGATCCTGGACGAGCCGACCGCGATGCTCACCCCCGCCGAGGCCGACCGCCTCTTCGCCCTGATGGACCGGCTCAAGGCGGCCGGTACCACCATGCTCTACGTCTCGCACCGCATGCCCGAGGTCTTCCGCCTCGCCGACCACATCCAGGTGCTGCGCGACGGCGGTCACGTCGCCTCCTGGCGCAGCGCCGACACCACGCCCGAGCGGGCGGTCGCCGCCATGGTCGGCCGCGAGCTCGGCCAGTTCACCCGCCGGGAGCCGTCCGCCGACCGGAGCGCGGCCGAACCCGTGCTCAAGGTCCGGGAGTTGAGCGGGCGCCGGCACGCCGGTGTCTCCTTCGACCTGCGTCCCGGTGAGATCCTCGGGGTGGCGGGGCTGCCCGACTCCGGGCGGGTGGAGCTGCTGCACAACCTCTTCGGCGGTGAGCGCGGCAGCGGCGGCACGGTGGAGCTGCTGGGCCGGGCCTACGAGCGGCGCAACCCGATCGCCAGTGTCGAGCGCCGGCTCGCGTTCGTCCCCGGCGAGCGGCGCGCGCAGGGGCTGCTGACCACGATGAGCGTCGGTGAGAACGTC
The sequence above is a segment of the Streptomyces griseoviridis genome. Coding sequences within it:
- a CDS encoding lytic polysaccharide monooxygenase auxiliary activity family 9 protein produces the protein MHQGRKTAVLIGAALAPVIAVSLPAASASAHGYISDPPSRQAQCAASTVSCGDITYEPQSVEGPKGLTSCSGGNSRFADLDDDSKGWTVTPVAKSTTFSWQLTARHSTSTWEYYVAGQRIALFDDGGAQPGARVDHQVDFGALSGKQKVLAVWNVADTDNAFYACIDVNVGG
- a CDS encoding chitinase, whose product is MHVHRIGLLAATGAAAALGTLTLAPAAVAQKAESSTAAAEFVVSEAQFNQMFPGRNSFYTYSGLTDALGAYPGFSNTGSDTVKKQEAAAFLANVGHETGGLVYVVEQNTANYPHYCDTSQPYGCPAGTDKYYGRGPIQLSWNFNYKSAGDALGIDLLNNPDLVQNDASVAWKTGLWYWNTQNGPGTMTAHNAMVNSAGFGQTIRSINGSLECDGGNPTQVQSRIDNYQRFTQILGVDPGGNLSC
- a CDS encoding ribokinase yields the protein MKIAVVGSYGAGLTMRVPKAPAAGETVSGGTFAPGPGGKGSNQAVAAARLGAEVALLTAVGDDDFGRAAHELWRAEGVDASRVLTAGAPTMVGFILVEPSGENRIAIAPGALDELDAAAVEGFRAEIAAADILIVSMEIPEDAVVAALRAGRENGTRTLLNPAPARPLPDACWPLIDVITPNQTEAPVLLGLDAEHRLDDEELVSALRERTGGVALLTRGGQGALVAEASGVTAVPPLRARSVVDTTGAGDSFTAALAVALAEGRPVAEAAGFAAAAGAHTVSVAGVIPALPTRDQLNARIGNAS
- a CDS encoding ABC transporter permease, yielding MTLTTSTSPAPAASPGPDSARQLPSALRRLLHAREAGVFAALVLLFLLGTVLSPTFAQSDNLLSVGQQIAQIGIMAVGVTFVILNGEIDLSVGSTYALSAISTGMLISDGWSWPAAMLVGLAVGVLAGLVNGLAVVVLGVPSFIVTLGTLSVFRGVALLISDGAPISLSSSKPGVAEFNLLGQGRLFGVVPMQFVFFAAVAAVGVVLLARSRFGFNTYAVGGNQEAARLVGVNVKRVKLAAFVLSGFTAALAGVLGLSFLSYVQGVTGQGLELTVISAVIIGGAALFGGSGTMWGTVIGVAFIGLLQNILNIKGISSFWQTVVTGLVIVAAVAADTWQRRRKSRA
- a CDS encoding sugar ABC transporter substrate-binding protein; its protein translation is MSPRTLLRSLAAVTAATAALALTGCGAVTAADSGSSNGSKDGSFKLADYIQQRIDDHKPMRVKLSYHDPSLAFATPISVGMKRAGKELGADVALIGPTGGDAAKQVSEIQTLIQQKAVDGLAVSSASSDALKPVIGQAYKAGIPIISFNTDNPDSEQMGFVGQDLKGSGKAQAEELRKQLKGDVAGKSVVVFSVDTGAGWSHDRFSGFEEGMKGSGLKIVGPVNVGNEPNAAYNTVESTMSGQSKVVAVAGLDCCSTTAAAKWVSRSGHADGIAMGGFDLLTQTAEYVDRGVLDFTISQNPTEQGYQAVKVLNDFLTKGTKITGVDTGAQFITRANLSDATVED
- a CDS encoding sugar ABC transporter ATP-binding protein, with the translated sequence MPADPAIQVRGLSRSFGPVRALRDVSFDVPAGEITALLGENGAGKSTLLKILAGLQPPSEGGVSVFGEEVTSFDPSTMLGRHGVAIVPQELSLLPDRSVAENVLSGVEPGSRWFPSRRRMVERTAELLDELDLALDPGASVRSLDLATQQLIVVARSVARGCRVLILDEPTAMLTPAEADRLFALMDRLKAAGTTMLYVSHRMPEVFRLADHIQVLRDGGHVASWRSADTTPERAVAAMVGRELGQFTRREPSADRSAAEPVLKVRELSGRRHAGVSFDLRPGEILGVAGLPDSGRVELLHNLFGGERGSGGTVELLGRAYERRNPIASVERRLAFVPGERRAQGLLTTMSVGENVGALTTRTFSRLGLLRRRAFDSAAAEQAERLRVKTATMGQPITSLSGGNQQKAVLGRWLAIDPGVLILDEPTRGVDIGAKAEIYARLFGLAEEGLAILCSSSDLPELLTLTDRIAVMSEGRLVAVVDTADATEESVMALATGTKRAAA